The Pantoea nemavictus genome includes a region encoding these proteins:
- the uspB gene encoding universal stress protein UspB: MISTIALFWALCVVCLVNMARYFSSLRSLLAVLRGCDPLLYQYVDGAGFFTSHGQPSKQVRLVRYIWDKRYHDHHDDEFIRRCERVRGQFVLTSGLCFLVVVSLIAMAIWQ, translated from the coding sequence ATGATCAGCACTATCGCGCTTTTTTGGGCTCTGTGTGTGGTTTGTCTGGTGAATATGGCGCGCTACTTCTCTTCTTTGCGCTCACTATTGGCCGTTTTGCGCGGTTGCGATCCGCTGTTATATCAATACGTGGATGGCGCGGGGTTCTTCACCTCGCACGGGCAGCCGAGCAAGCAGGTACGGCTGGTGCGCTATATCTGGGATAAGCGCTATCACGATCATCATGACGACGAATTCATTCGCCGCTGTGAGCGCGTGCGCGGTCAGTTCGTGCTGACCAGCGGGCTCTGTTTTTTGGTGGTGGTCAGCCTGATTGCGATGGCAATCTGGCAATAA
- a CDS encoding aminoacetone oxidase family FAD-binding enzyme — MEKFDVIIIGAGAAGMFCAAQAGQLGRRVLLLDNGKKAGRKILMSGGGRCNFTNMFTEPAAYLSHNPHFCKSALARYNQWDFIDLVNRHGIAYHEKTLGQLFCDDSAQQIVDLLLKECEAGQVTVRLRSEVMSVDRDDSGYTLQLNGTAVQAEKLVIASGGLSMPGLGATPFGYKVAEQFGLKVFPTRAALVPFTLHKPLLEQLNTLSGVALPTTITAQDGTLFKEAMLFTHRGLSGPAVLQISSYWQPGEFVTIDLSPATSLDDFINVQREAHPNLSLKNSLAKILPKRLVEVLQELKQIPDVTLKQLNSKQQSELVNTLHHWRVQPNGTEGYRTAEVTLGGVETTQLSSKTMEARDVPGLFFIGEVVDVTGWLGGYNFQWAWSSAWACAQAL, encoded by the coding sequence GTGGAAAAGTTTGACGTTATCATTATTGGTGCAGGCGCAGCCGGCATGTTCTGTGCGGCGCAGGCAGGGCAATTGGGTCGTCGCGTGCTGCTGCTGGATAACGGCAAAAAAGCCGGACGCAAAATTTTGATGTCGGGTGGCGGCCGCTGCAACTTCACCAACATGTTCACCGAGCCTGCTGCGTATCTGTCGCACAACCCACATTTCTGTAAATCGGCGCTGGCGCGTTACAACCAGTGGGATTTCATCGACCTGGTGAATCGCCATGGCATTGCGTATCACGAGAAAACGCTGGGACAGTTATTCTGCGATGACTCGGCGCAGCAGATTGTCGATCTGTTATTAAAAGAGTGTGAGGCTGGCCAGGTTACCGTGCGTTTGCGCAGCGAAGTGATGAGCGTGGATCGTGACGACAGCGGTTACACCTTGCAGCTTAACGGCACAGCGGTGCAGGCGGAAAAATTGGTCATCGCCAGCGGTGGACTCTCGATGCCGGGCCTGGGTGCGACGCCGTTCGGCTACAAAGTGGCCGAGCAGTTCGGCCTGAAAGTGTTCCCCACGCGCGCGGCATTGGTGCCTTTCACGCTGCATAAACCGCTACTTGAACAGCTCAATACGCTGTCGGGCGTGGCGTTGCCTACCACCATCACCGCGCAGGACGGCACCTTATTTAAAGAAGCGATGCTGTTCACCCATCGCGGCCTGTCTGGCCCGGCCGTGTTGCAAATCTCCAGCTATTGGCAGCCTGGTGAATTCGTCACCATTGATTTGTCGCCTGCCACCTCGCTGGATGATTTCATTAATGTGCAGCGCGAGGCTCATCCTAATCTCAGCCTGAAAAACAGCCTGGCGAAGATCCTGCCGAAACGGCTGGTGGAAGTGCTGCAGGAGCTGAAACAGATTCCCGACGTCACGCTGAAGCAGCTGAATAGCAAGCAGCAGAGCGAGCTGGTTAACACATTGCATCATTGGCGTGTGCAGCCGAACGGCACCGAAGGTTATCGTACCGCTGAGGTGACGCTGGGCGGCGTGGAGACCACGCAGCTGTCGTCGAAAACCATGGAAGCACGCGATGTGCCGGGGCTGTTCTTTATTGGTGAAGTGGTGGATGTCACCGGCTGGCTGGGTGGCTATAACTTCCAGTGGGCGTGGAGCTCAGCCTGGGCCTGCGCGCAGGCGCTGTAG
- a CDS encoding MFS transporter, translating into MDNLVHSAVKKNRARLIPFMLMLYVLAFLDRANIGFAKEAYQLDTGLSNEAYALGAGIFFVVYALLGVPANLLMRRFGARSWIGGTTLLWGFLSAAMAFADTEAKFLLVRTLLGAAEAGFFPGMIYLTSLWFPQQQRASVMGLFYMGAPLALTLGSPLSGALLEMHGVLGHPGWFWMFIIEGLLAVAAGFFTFSYIDDTPATARFLSADEKQALQRQLESEEQQKPTAQLRDALRNGRVWQLAIIYMTIQIAVYGLIFFLPSQVAALIGTKVGFLASLVAAIPWVAALFGTWLIPRYSDRSGERRRVAAFTLLAAALGIGLSGLVSPLLAILALSVAAVGFIAVQPVFWTMPTQLLSGTALAAGIGFVNLFGAVGGFLAPLIRVNAEAQFNSSSAGLLALALIAAIGSLIILSLKVERQLPQSQQASH; encoded by the coding sequence ATGGATAATCTGGTGCACAGCGCGGTGAAGAAAAACCGTGCCCGCCTCATTCCTTTCATGTTGATGCTCTACGTGCTGGCGTTTCTTGACCGCGCCAACATCGGCTTTGCCAAAGAGGCGTATCAACTCGATACCGGCTTAAGTAACGAGGCTTACGCGCTCGGTGCCGGGATTTTCTTTGTGGTGTACGCATTGCTCGGCGTGCCGGCCAATTTGCTGATGCGACGTTTTGGCGCACGCAGCTGGATTGGCGGCACCACGCTGCTGTGGGGATTTCTTTCGGCGGCGATGGCATTTGCCGACACCGAGGCCAAATTTCTGCTGGTACGCACACTGCTCGGTGCCGCTGAGGCGGGATTCTTTCCTGGCATGATCTATCTGACATCGCTGTGGTTCCCGCAGCAGCAGCGCGCCAGCGTAATGGGTTTGTTCTACATGGGCGCACCGCTGGCGTTGACGTTAGGCTCGCCGCTTTCGGGTGCGCTGCTGGAAATGCATGGCGTGCTGGGACATCCGGGTTGGTTCTGGATGTTCATTATTGAGGGATTATTAGCGGTAGCCGCCGGGTTTTTCACCTTCAGCTACATCGACGACACGCCGGCAACCGCGCGTTTTCTCAGCGCTGATGAGAAACAAGCGTTGCAGCGCCAGCTGGAGAGCGAGGAGCAGCAAAAGCCCACCGCACAACTGCGTGATGCGCTGCGTAACGGTCGCGTCTGGCAGCTCGCCATTATCTACATGACCATTCAGATTGCGGTATATGGCCTGATCTTCTTCCTGCCTTCGCAGGTGGCGGCGCTGATCGGCACCAAAGTCGGATTTCTCGCTTCGCTGGTGGCGGCGATTCCGTGGGTTGCCGCGCTGTTTGGCACCTGGTTGATTCCGCGTTATTCCGATCGCAGCGGCGAACGGCGTCGGGTGGCGGCGTTTACATTGCTAGCGGCGGCGCTGGGGATTGGGCTATCCGGATTGGTGTCGCCGCTGCTGGCCATCCTCGCACTTAGCGTGGCGGCGGTAGGCTTTATTGCCGTGCAGCCGGTGTTCTGGACCATGCCAACCCAGCTGCTGTCCGGCACCGCGCTGGCGGCGGGCATCGGCTTCGTCAATCTGTTTGGTGCCGTCGGTGGCTTCCTCGCCCCGCTGATTCGCGTCAATGCCGAGGCGCAGTTTAACAGCAGCAGCGCCGGGTTACTGGCGCTGGCGCTGATCGCTGCCATCGGTTCACTGATTATTCTCAGCCTGAAAGTGGAGCGTCAATTGCCACAATCTCAGCAGGCGTCGCATTAA
- a CDS encoding DUF1640 domain-containing protein: MTLAMMNTHKAFKALQLAGVSDQQAEAMVEIFTEMQQDNALSRADLMKAGEETTRSIKELDLRVSGAIKELDVRLSAAIKELDDRLSGAIKELDSRLSGAIQELNTRLFAVETRLDAVEKDIGELKADVKQLKADVSALKTDMRWIKRLLMVMATTMVIAAVKYIFS, translated from the coding sequence ATGACACTCGCGATGATGAATACTCACAAAGCTTTTAAAGCGTTGCAGCTGGCTGGTGTCAGCGATCAACAAGCCGAAGCGATGGTAGAAATCTTTACTGAAATGCAGCAGGACAATGCGCTGTCACGTGCGGATTTGATGAAGGCTGGAGAGGAAACGACGAGGAGCATTAAAGAGCTGGATCTTCGGGTGAGTGGAGCAATTAAAGAACTGGACGTTCGGCTGAGTGCAGCAATTAAAGAGCTAGATGATCGGCTGAGCGGTGCGATTAAAGAACTGGATTCTCGACTAAGTGGCGCGATACAGGAACTGAACACGCGCCTGTTCGCAGTTGAAACGCGCCTCGACGCGGTGGAAAAAGATATTGGCGAACTTAAAGCTGATGTCAAACAACTGAAAGCAGACGTCTCTGCATTAAAAACTGACATGCGCTGGATTAAACGCTTACTGATGGTGATGGCCACCACCATGGTGATTGCGGCTGTTAAATATATCTTCTCGTAA
- a CDS encoding cysteine hydrolase family protein: MKNIFASGTLALAMAISGNAFAAETKPEKAPTIRTMSGATATTSLNAKQTAVIVIDIQNEYFPGGKMPIPDGMQALKNSKRIVEFAHKNKMPVFFVQHLGDADGPLFAKGSRFAEFHKDLQPAKGDRVISKATPSSFVGTDLQKQLDSLGIKQLIITGLMTHMCVSSTARDAVPLGYSVIIPEDATATRDLATWDNKVVDHKVLQQAALTGVADVFAEIKTTDAVLAMPVK; encoded by the coding sequence ATGAAAAATATTTTTGCTTCAGGAACTCTGGCACTGGCCATGGCAATTTCAGGCAATGCTTTCGCCGCTGAGACTAAGCCTGAGAAAGCGCCGACTATTCGTACCATGAGCGGTGCTACTGCTACTACTTCACTCAATGCGAAGCAAACTGCTGTGATCGTCATTGATATTCAAAACGAATATTTCCCTGGCGGTAAAATGCCGATCCCGGATGGCATGCAAGCGCTGAAAAATAGCAAACGCATCGTCGAGTTCGCTCACAAAAACAAGATGCCGGTCTTCTTCGTCCAGCATTTAGGTGATGCCGATGGTCCGCTGTTTGCCAAAGGCAGCCGTTTTGCTGAGTTCCATAAGGATTTGCAGCCAGCCAAGGGTGATCGCGTAATCAGCAAAGCCACGCCAAGCTCATTTGTCGGCACCGACCTGCAGAAGCAGCTGGACTCACTGGGCATTAAACAGCTGATCATTACCGGTCTGATGACGCACATGTGTGTGTCATCCACCGCGCGTGATGCGGTGCCGCTCGGCTACTCCGTCATTATTCCGGAAGATGCGACAGCAACACGTGATCTGGCAACCTGGGACAACAAGGTGGTGGATCATAAAGTCTTGCAGCAAGCGGCGCTGACCGGCGTCGCAGATGTGTTCGCTGAAATTAAAACCACCGATGCTGTGCTGGCGATGCCCGTTAAATAA
- the uspA gene encoding universal stress protein UspA, translating to MAYKHILIAVDLSPESQLLVDKAVSLARPYDAKISLIHVDVNYSDLYTGLIDVNLGDMQKRISEETHTALKELSINAGYPISETLSGSGDLGQVLVDAIKKYDVDLVVCGHHQDFWSKLMSSARQLINTVHIDMLIVPLRDEDEE from the coding sequence ATGGCTTATAAACACATCCTGATTGCAGTAGACCTTTCCCCCGAAAGCCAGTTGCTGGTTGATAAAGCCGTTTCGCTGGCCCGCCCTTACGACGCGAAAATCTCGCTGATCCACGTTGATGTGAACTATTCAGACCTCTACACCGGGCTGATTGACGTTAATCTGGGTGACATGCAGAAGCGTATTTCTGAAGAGACGCACACCGCGCTGAAAGAGCTTTCGATCAATGCCGGCTATCCGATCAGTGAAACCCTGAGTGGCAGCGGCGATCTCGGCCAGGTGCTGGTGGATGCGATTAAGAAATATGACGTGGATTTGGTGGTATGTGGCCACCATCAGGACTTCTGGAGCAAGCTGATGTCCTCAGCACGCCAGTTGATTAATACCGTGCATATCGACATGTTAATCGTGCCGCTGCGCGATGAAGATGAAGAATAA
- the rhmD gene encoding L-rhamnonate dehydratase — translation MSLPKIKTVRAYFAGGATADKAAAGGDYHDQGANHWIDDHVATPMSKYKQYEQSRQSFGINVLGTLIVEVEADNGQIGFAITTGGEMGCFIVEKHLNRFIEGRCVSDIKLIHDQMMNATMYYAGSGGVVMNTISCVDLALWDLFGKVTDLPVYKLLGGAVRDELQFYATGARPDLAQKMGFIGGKMAVQWGPHDGDEGIRKEVARIAHYRETCGADFWLMLDCWMSQDVNFATKLAHACAPYNVKWLEECLPPQQFEGYAQLKKQAPQGMLITSGEHHGTLQSFRTLAETGIDILQPDVGWCGGLTTLVEVAALAKSRGQLVVPHGSSVYSHHAVITFTNTPFSEFLMTSPDCSTLRPQFDPLLINEPVPVNGRIHKSVLDKPGFGVELNREGLKRPYHH, via the coding sequence ATGTCCCTACCAAAAATTAAAACTGTCCGCGCCTACTTTGCCGGTGGCGCAACGGCCGATAAAGCGGCAGCTGGCGGCGATTACCACGATCAGGGTGCTAATCACTGGATTGATGACCATGTCGCCACGCCGATGAGCAAATACAAACAGTATGAGCAGTCGCGACAATCCTTCGGCATCAACGTGCTAGGTACGCTGATTGTTGAAGTCGAAGCCGATAACGGGCAAATCGGGTTTGCCATCACCACCGGCGGTGAAATGGGCTGCTTTATCGTTGAAAAGCATCTGAATCGCTTCATCGAAGGGCGCTGCGTTAGCGATATCAAACTGATTCACGACCAGATGATGAATGCCACCATGTACTACGCCGGTTCCGGTGGCGTGGTGATGAATACTATTTCGTGCGTCGATTTGGCGCTGTGGGATCTGTTCGGCAAAGTTACCGATCTGCCGGTATACAAGCTGTTGGGCGGCGCGGTGCGTGATGAACTGCAGTTCTATGCTACCGGCGCTCGTCCGGACCTGGCGCAAAAAATGGGGTTTATCGGCGGCAAGATGGCGGTGCAGTGGGGACCGCACGATGGTGACGAAGGCATCCGTAAAGAGGTGGCGCGCATTGCCCACTATCGTGAAACCTGTGGCGCAGATTTCTGGCTGATGCTGGATTGCTGGATGAGCCAGGACGTGAATTTTGCCACCAAACTGGCACACGCCTGCGCGCCTTATAACGTCAAGTGGCTGGAAGAGTGTTTGCCGCCACAACAATTTGAAGGCTACGCCCAGCTGAAAAAGCAGGCGCCGCAGGGCATGTTAATCACCAGCGGCGAGCATCACGGCACGCTGCAATCCTTCCGCACGCTGGCAGAAACCGGCATCGATATTTTGCAACCCGATGTCGGTTGGTGCGGCGGCCTGACTACGTTGGTTGAAGTGGCCGCGCTGGCAAAATCACGCGGTCAATTGGTGGTGCCGCACGGCTCTTCGGTTTACTCGCATCATGCGGTAATCACTTTCACCAATACGCCATTCAGTGAATTCCTGATGACCAGCCCGGATTGCAGCACGCTACGCCCGCAGTTTGATCCGCTGCTCATCAATGAGCCGGTGCCAGTCAATGGCCGCATACACAAATCGGTACTGGATAAACCGGGCTTTGGCGTAGAGCTGAATCGCGAAGGTCTGAAACGTCCTTATCACCATTAA
- a CDS encoding IclR family transcriptional regulator — protein MLEVTPVPALTRAIAILDFIAQHGPCSAAEIIETLALPKSSAYLLFAELKKQRLITIDRNNNYCLWTRLVEFAGHALQHMDIRDIARPRLTRLMQQTNLLCHLGILDGGHACYILKLESAATISVRSHEGKSLSLYRSGIGKCLLAWQRPEEQERIINDMRFVAVTPTSLRSADALRTELARIRRQGWSFDNGEDYPDVRCVAAPIFNAREQLVAAISLVGTRLEIDDDKRDYLAGLAIACARDISRLLGWRSPAEKHAS, from the coding sequence ATGTTGGAAGTCACACCTGTCCCCGCACTGACGCGCGCGATTGCTATTCTCGACTTTATTGCGCAGCACGGACCGTGCAGCGCCGCTGAGATTATAGAAACGCTCGCGCTGCCTAAAAGCAGTGCCTATCTGCTGTTCGCCGAACTGAAAAAACAGCGTCTGATCACCATCGATCGCAATAACAACTACTGCCTGTGGACGCGACTGGTGGAGTTCGCCGGTCACGCACTGCAGCACATGGACATCCGCGATATCGCGCGCCCGCGTCTTACGCGGTTAATGCAGCAAACCAACCTGTTGTGTCATCTCGGCATCCTTGATGGCGGTCATGCCTGTTACATCCTCAAACTCGAATCGGCTGCCACTATCAGCGTGCGCTCGCACGAAGGTAAAAGCCTGTCGCTGTATCGCTCCGGCATTGGTAAGTGTTTGCTTGCCTGGCAACGCCCCGAAGAGCAGGAACGCATCATCAACGACATGCGCTTTGTGGCGGTAACGCCCACGTCGCTGCGTAGCGCCGATGCCTTGCGTACTGAGCTGGCGCGCATTCGCCGTCAGGGCTGGAGCTTTGATAACGGTGAGGATTATCCCGATGTGCGCTGTGTGGCTGCCCCAATTTTTAATGCTCGCGAGCAGTTAGTCGCCGCCATTTCGCTGGTGGGTACCCGGCTGGAAATTGATGACGATAAGCGCGATTACCTTGCCGGCCTGGCGATAGCCTGCGCCCGCGATATTTCCCGTCTGCTGGGCTGGCGTAGCCCGGCGGAAAAACACGCCTCGTAA
- the yfaU gene encoding 2-keto-3-deoxy-L-rhamnonate aldolase — protein sequence MQDPLKNAFKAGLANGETQIGLWLSSTSSYLAEIAATSGYDWLLIDGEHAPNTVQDLYHQLQAIAPYRSQPVIRPIEFQTALIKQVLDIGARTLLVPMIDTAEQAQALVRATRYPPYGTRGVGAGVARAARWGRVENYMARANDELCLLIQAESKTAIENLDALLEVEGVDGIFIGPADLSASLGFPDNADHPEVQKIIEHSIKRIRSAGKAAGFLAVNLAMAERALDWGANFVAVGVDTMLYTAALDNRLAHFKNSAIALNKASY from the coding sequence ATGCAGGATCCATTAAAAAATGCCTTTAAAGCCGGCCTGGCCAACGGTGAAACGCAGATTGGTTTATGGCTCAGCAGCACATCGTCGTATCTGGCCGAGATTGCCGCCACCAGCGGCTACGACTGGTTATTGATTGATGGCGAACATGCACCGAATACCGTGCAGGATCTCTATCATCAGCTGCAGGCTATTGCGCCTTATCGCAGCCAGCCGGTGATTCGTCCGATAGAGTTCCAGACGGCGTTGATTAAGCAGGTGCTGGATATCGGTGCACGTACTTTGCTGGTGCCGATGATTGATACTGCCGAGCAGGCACAGGCGCTGGTACGGGCGACACGCTATCCACCTTATGGCACGCGCGGGGTAGGAGCTGGGGTAGCGCGTGCGGCGCGGTGGGGACGGGTGGAAAATTACATGGCGCGTGCCAATGACGAACTCTGTTTACTGATACAGGCCGAAAGCAAAACCGCCATTGAGAATCTGGATGCGCTGCTAGAGGTTGAGGGTGTTGACGGGATATTTATTGGCCCAGCGGATCTGTCAGCTTCATTAGGTTTTCCCGATAATGCCGATCATCCCGAGGTGCAGAAGATCATTGAACACAGTATTAAACGCATCCGCAGTGCGGGAAAAGCCGCTGGTTTTCTGGCGGTTAATCTGGCCATGGCGGAACGTGCTCTCGATTGGGGGGCAAATTTTGTCGCCGTCGGGGTAGATACCATGCTTTATACCGCCGCGCTGGATAATCGTTTAGCGCATTTTAAAAATAGCGCAATCGCGCTGAATAAAGCGAGCTATTAA
- a CDS encoding GlxA family transcriptional regulator encodes MTNNVQFAPKTPGKASPIKVGVVVFDDIIPFHLSVPCAVFEKAAQDDGTLCYQLMICATHPGPLKTNSGFSIIAEHGLAQLADADMVVVPSWSDPSVPPPAELLQALQQAAQRGAKVVGLCLGAFVLGAAGLLNQRRATTHWRWMADFERLYQDVAIDRDVLYIDEGQIVTSAGTAASIDCCLHLVREQCGVDVANSVARMLVVPPHRQGGQAQYIEQPVYHSAGNDRFMSALSWATENLQQALTLEQLAEKALMSRRSFTRRFNQTTGSCFSDWLVNQRLALAQRFLEKTDQPVELIAEKAGFSSPLMLRRHFKKQLNTSPLQYRKTFRGRS; translated from the coding sequence ATGACAAATAACGTTCAGTTTGCGCCAAAAACGCCAGGTAAGGCTTCGCCCATCAAAGTCGGTGTCGTGGTGTTCGACGACATCATCCCGTTCCACCTTTCAGTGCCCTGCGCGGTATTTGAAAAGGCGGCTCAGGACGACGGCACCCTGTGCTATCAGTTAATGATTTGCGCTACGCATCCCGGCCCATTAAAAACCAACAGCGGTTTTTCGATCATTGCTGAGCATGGATTAGCACAGCTGGCCGATGCCGATATGGTGGTGGTGCCAAGCTGGAGCGATCCCTCGGTGCCGCCACCCGCTGAGCTGCTGCAGGCGCTTCAGCAGGCGGCGCAGCGCGGAGCGAAAGTCGTGGGTTTGTGTCTCGGTGCGTTTGTACTCGGCGCCGCCGGCTTACTGAACCAGCGCCGTGCAACCACACATTGGCGTTGGATGGCGGATTTTGAACGCCTGTATCAGGATGTGGCGATTGATCGCGACGTGCTGTACATCGACGAAGGGCAGATTGTCACGTCGGCAGGTACCGCCGCGAGTATTGATTGCTGTCTGCATCTGGTGCGCGAGCAGTGTGGTGTTGATGTGGCCAATAGCGTCGCGCGTATGCTGGTGGTGCCGCCGCATCGACAGGGCGGACAGGCGCAGTACATTGAGCAGCCGGTTTATCATTCGGCAGGCAACGATCGCTTTATGTCGGCGCTGAGCTGGGCGACAGAAAACCTGCAGCAGGCGCTCACGCTGGAGCAGCTGGCTGAGAAAGCGCTGATGAGCCGCCGCAGCTTCACCCGCCGCTTTAACCAAACCACCGGCAGCTGTTTTAGCGATTGGTTAGTGAATCAACGCCTGGCACTGGCGCAGCGTTTTCTGGAGAAAACCGATCAACCGGTGGAGTTGATTGCTGAAAAAGCCGGATTCTCATCGCCGCTGATGCTGCGCCGTCATTTTAAGAAGCAGCTGAACACCTCCCCACTGCAATATCGTAAAACCTTTCGCGGCAGATCCTAA
- the pitA gene encoding inorganic phosphate transporter PitA, giving the protein MLHLFAGLDLSTSLLLILALLFVLFYEAINGFHDTANAVATVIYTRAMRAQLAVVMAGVFNFLGVLLGGLSVAYAIVHMLPTDLLLNVGSAHGLAMVFSMLLAAIIWNLGTWYLGLPASSSHTLIGAIIGIGLTNALMTGTSVVDALNLPKVINIFMSLILSPIVGLVIAGGLIFILRRYWSGTTKRSRIHMTPADREKIDGKKKPPFWTRIALIVSAIGVSYSHGANDGQKGIGLIMLVLIGVAPAGFVVNLNASGYDITRTRDAVNHLEQYYQQHNESLAHMVQLAPPVVPTPEESVGGPQEFHCDSSRALQAIDRAQLLLNNLQSYDQLSVDQRGQMRRLLLCVSDTVDKVAKLPETSAEDKRFLNKLKSDLLGTVEYAPIWIIVAVALALGIGTMIGWRRVATTIGEKIGKKGMTYAQGMSAQVTAAVSIGVASYTGMPVSTTHILSSSVAGTMLVDGGGLQSRTIKNIAMAWVFTLPVCILLSGSLYWIALKLI; this is encoded by the coding sequence ATGCTACATCTGTTTGCTGGTCTCGACCTCAGTACCAGCCTGTTACTGATTCTTGCTCTGCTGTTTGTATTGTTTTATGAAGCAATCAACGGTTTTCACGACACTGCTAACGCGGTCGCGACTGTCATTTATACCCGTGCGATGCGGGCGCAACTGGCAGTTGTCATGGCGGGTGTTTTCAACTTTCTGGGTGTTTTGCTTGGTGGATTGAGCGTGGCGTATGCCATCGTTCACATGCTTCCGACCGATTTACTGTTGAATGTCGGTTCGGCCCACGGCCTCGCAATGGTCTTCTCCATGCTGCTGGCCGCGATTATCTGGAACCTTGGCACCTGGTATTTAGGTTTGCCGGCGTCCAGTTCTCATACTTTGATTGGCGCCATCATCGGTATTGGTCTCACCAACGCCCTGATGACCGGCACCTCGGTGGTTGACGCGCTCAACTTGCCGAAAGTCATCAATATCTTCATGTCCCTGATTCTTTCGCCGATTGTTGGTCTGGTGATAGCAGGCGGGCTGATCTTTATCCTGCGTCGCTACTGGAGCGGAACCACTAAGCGTTCACGCATCCACATGACGCCTGCCGATCGTGAAAAGATTGATGGCAAGAAAAAGCCGCCGTTCTGGACGCGCATCGCCCTGATCGTTTCGGCGATTGGCGTGAGCTATTCACACGGCGCAAACGATGGTCAGAAAGGCATTGGCCTGATTATGCTGGTGCTGATCGGCGTCGCGCCAGCCGGGTTTGTGGTTAACCTGAATGCGTCGGGTTATGACATCACCCGCACACGCGATGCTGTTAACCATCTGGAACAGTATTATCAGCAGCATAACGAGTCGCTGGCGCATATGGTGCAGCTTGCACCGCCGGTGGTACCTACGCCGGAAGAGTCAGTCGGCGGCCCGCAGGAGTTCCATTGCGATAGCAGCCGTGCGCTGCAAGCCATCGATCGTGCGCAGCTGCTGCTGAACAACCTGCAGAGCTATGACCAGCTGTCGGTTGATCAACGCGGACAGATGCGTCGTCTGCTGCTGTGTGTCTCCGATACCGTGGATAAAGTGGCTAAGCTGCCGGAAACCAGTGCGGAAGATAAGCGCTTCCTCAACAAGCTGAAAAGCGATTTGCTGGGCACCGTTGAGTACGCACCGATCTGGATTATTGTTGCTGTGGCGCTGGCGCTGGGCATCGGTACCATGATTGGCTGGCGTCGCGTTGCCACCACTATCGGTGAGAAAATCGGTAAGAAAGGCATGACCTATGCGCAGGGTATGTCGGCGCAGGTGACGGCTGCGGTATCGATTGGCGTCGCCAGTTATACCGGTATGCCGGTTTCCACGACGCACATTCTGTCATCGTCGGTAGCCGGTACTATGCTGGTGGATGGCGGTGGATTGCAGAGCCGCACCATCAAAAATATCGCCATGGCGTGGGTATTCACCCTGCCGGTGTGTATTTTGCTGTCGGGTTCGCTTTACTGGATCGCGTTGAAATTAATTTAA
- the rsmJ gene encoding 16S rRNA (guanine(1516)-N(2))-methyltransferase RsmJ: MKIGLIDESGAGDGALLHLAERWGLQQDVQATMALVLTPEHLELRKLDEPKLGGIFVDFVSGAMAHRRKFGGGRGEAVAKAVGIKSGYLPEVIDATAGLGRDAFVLAALGCRVRMLERHPVVAALLEDGLRRGYEDAEIGGWLRDRLTLLHVVSQQALSEITPAPDVVYLDPMYPHRQKSAMVKKEMRVFQSLVGPDQDADALLEPARRLAKKRIVVKRPDYAPPLAGVVTQDAVVTKSHRFDIYPPLA, from the coding sequence GTGAAAATTGGTTTAATCGATGAATCAGGCGCCGGAGACGGCGCCTTATTACATTTGGCTGAGCGCTGGGGCCTGCAGCAGGACGTTCAGGCGACCATGGCGCTGGTGTTAACGCCGGAGCACCTTGAACTGCGTAAGCTGGATGAGCCGAAACTGGGCGGCATCTTTGTGGATTTCGTGTCGGGTGCGATGGCGCATCGGCGTAAGTTTGGTGGCGGTCGCGGCGAAGCAGTGGCGAAAGCAGTCGGCATCAAAAGTGGTTATCTGCCTGAGGTGATTGATGCGACGGCCGGATTAGGGCGCGATGCCTTTGTGCTGGCGGCGCTCGGTTGTCGTGTGCGTATGCTAGAGCGGCATCCGGTGGTGGCGGCGTTGCTGGAGGATGGTTTGCGTCGTGGCTACGAGGATGCAGAGATTGGCGGCTGGCTGCGCGATCGCCTTACGCTACTGCATGTCGTTAGCCAACAGGCACTGAGCGAGATCACTCCCGCACCGGATGTGGTGTATCTCGATCCGATGTATCCGCATCGGCAGAAAAGCGCGATGGTAAAGAAAGAGATGCGCGTGTTTCAGTCGCTGGTGGGGCCCGATCAAGATGCCGATGCGCTGCTGGAACCGGCGCGCCGACTGGCGAAGAAGCGTATCGTGGTGAAGCGTCCGGACTACGCGCCGCCGCTAGCGGGCGTGGTGACACAAGATGCGGTGGTGACTAAAAGCCATCGTTTTGATATTTATCCGCCGCTGGCGTAG